TCCGAGGAGAACGGTGTCGAGGCGCGAGTAGGAAGCCACGATCAGGGCCAGCAGGTACCCGAAAAGCATGGGTTTGATGTGGCGCAGGAGGTTCCAAGGCTCCGTCCGACGGACGAAGATCTGGTGTCTGGCGTTAAAAAGGTTGAACACGGAGGAGCCGACGGTGGCAAGGACGGTGATCGCTGCGTACACCACATAGTCGTCCGGCTGCTTGACGAGAAGCAGGAGTCCGACAAGGCCGACAACGTTCAAGGCCATTCCGCGGATCGTGATGTACACGTATTCCTCCATGCCTTGGTAGAACCAATCGAGACTCATGCAGGCGAACACGATGGTGGAGGATGTGACGTAGAAGAGGATCCGCTCCTCCTGCAACTTGCTGTTGAACAGCATTACAACAAGAAATGTCAAGTAGATGAGAATCGATGCACCCAGGTGGAGGACGAACAGCTCCTGCGCGGTGTTAGATAGCCGGTTTTTGTCGGAACGAGCCTGGGCGATCGCCCGGATTCCGTACATGGGGATTCCCACCGCGGCGATGATCACGAAATATCCGACGAAGGACGTGGCGAAATTCAGCTTCCCGTTGCCCTCCGGACCGAGCACACGGGAGGAGTATGGAAAGGTGACCAACGGGAAAATGACTGTCGTGAATGATCGCAGGAGACTCACGATCACGTTCAATTTCAATGATTTACCGGACATCGAATGAGGTTTTCCTTGGATGGTCGACGATGATGTGGGGGCCAAAGTTACCAAACGAGTCGTCGTTGGGGTGCGATTGAGAAAAATGATCAATCAGAGCTATATTTCGAACCGGTGAGTACAAGATCGACAGGTGGGTTACCGGGGGCCGTGGCGCCGGAAGTTGGCGGAAGAGATCCGTCATTGGACAACATGCGGCTTCTCGCGGCGTTTACCGTAGTCCTGACGCACGTTGCCGCGATTTTGGGGATGCAGAGAAACGAATTCGGATCCACAGATTGGTGGGTGGCATCGGGTTTTCATTTTTCTTCACGATGGTGTGTTCCAGTGTGGGTCATGCTGAGCGGAGCGTTGTTGCTCGGTTCATCGAAGGTGGAAAGTCTGAGGGAATTCTACGCGCGCAGAGCGTCCCGGGTGGTTCTTCCGCTCCTGGTTTGGAGTTTTGTCTATTCGATATGGACCTTTTTCATTGCACATTTAAAGGGGACACCCCTGCACATCGAGGAACAAATCCTTCGATGTTTGAATGGAAATTCGTACTACCATTTGTGGTACCTATACATGGTGGCATTTCTCTATCTATTCACTCCATTCTTTCGGATGATCGTGCGCCAAGCAAGCAGTCGCCATCTGCTATTCTTCATCGTGGTCGGATTTATTTTCCAAGAAGCGAATTTGGTGTATGACACAATCACTGGTGTGAAACCTAATTTGTTTATTAATGGTTTCTTGGTATTTGTTCCATATTATTTTCTGGGGTATTTGTTGAGGCGGCATCTACTTCGATTGAAGATGTCAGCTATCTTTATATTCTTGTTTTCTGTATCTGTTGCAGGCTTTCTCGGATGGAGTTATTTTTCAAGTCATGGAGGCAAGTTAAGCAATCTCTTTTATAGCTATGTTTCCCTTCCGGTGATTGGGATTTCAATCAGCGTCTTTTTGCTTTGCGACCGGTTGAAAAAACCTCTATTCGGGCCAAGGACCTCTTCTTTTGCGCAAGCAACTTTAGGCATATACTTGATTCATGCGATTGCTCTTGATGTCATTGGGCGATTGCTTTTTGGGCTCAAACTGAGTGCGATTCTGCTGATCCCCCTTGCCACAATTGCTGTGTTTTTGGTTTCGGGGATTTCTACCATGATTCTACAGCGTTTTAAATCTCTTCGGTGGATGGTTTAGTTTTGATGACTACAAGCCTTGTGAAGGAGTTTTCCCTTTGAAGTCCTTGCTCCAGACCATGATCATTTTGTTGAACTTTCCAAGGCTCTGGCCTCATTTGGTGGTATTTCTATCGCTAAGCACGAAGAATCCTATCCATGAGGATCTCGAACGATGGAAAACTTCCTACCTCAAAGGAAAAAAAATCGGCGCTATCAAAGCGATTCTATTTCTATTGGTTTTTCAACCTGAGTTTAGGAATCTGTTCTATTTGCGATGCGGACATATCGGCAAGCTGCTCGCACTTTGTTTGCCGCCGATGGATACACTATTTCTGGCTACGAAAGATGTTGGGCCGGGCTTGTTTGTCCAGCATGGTTTTGCAACCATTCTTTTGGCAAAAAAGGTTGGCTCCAATTGCTGGATCAATCAGCAGGTTACGGTTGGTTATGATGCACACCACGGGTGTCCCACGATTGGTAATGATGTGACCATCAATGCGGGTGCAAAAATCATCGGCGGCGTGACCATCGGGGATCGGGTTGTCATTGGGGCAAATGCTGTTGTGGTTCGCAACGTGCCCTCGGATGTGACTGTTGTGGGCGTTCCTGGCCGAATTGTTCGACGCAATGGTATTCGCGTCGACGAAAAACTTTGAATTTTACTCATTGTGGGGAATGTATGAAAGATCGATATTTGTTGATTCAAAATGCTCAAGTTTATCGCCACCAGGGTAAATTATACCTAGATCACCTTTGGAAACGTGACCTGGAACGCCATCTGCACTATTTGTCGAAGGTATATCTTGGTTCACCAATTTTTGATGCAGCTCCACCTTCCGACAAATACTTACCAGTAGACCCAGAAATTCAAAGCCGAATTATACCGATAGCTATACCAAAGCGTTGGAAGCCGACAAATGGTCGGTTGGCTGGAATTCCAATCAAAATCTCGGCTGATATAGGAATTCTACGGCATGCTCTTAAAGCAGATCTATTGCACGTATCGATTAATGAACATCCATTCTTTTATGGGTTTTTAATGCCGTTTTTGAAGTGGTTCACCAATACTCGCACCCTGATTGTGATTGAGGCCACATCGCATTGGCGGCGTTTGAATCCTACTGGATTGAAGAAATGGGATATGAAAATCCACGAATTTACGGCAAAAATGGCGATCAAATATGCTACCGCCGCTGCCTTCACCAGTCAGGAGTATCGTGACACCTTGGCTCCTACGGAAGGCCTTTATCGGGTGATTCCTGCAACATGGATGGATGAAGAATCGATTATTTCTGATGAGGACTTTAAGGTTCAACTCGCAGAAAAGATTACTCGGTTGACGGATGGCTTCCGCATTGGCTTCTTTGCTCGATTGATCGTCGATAAAGGTGCGGACCTGTTGTTGAATGCTGCAAAGCTGGTTAAGGAGTCTGGAGTCAATGTTTCTGTGGATATTTGGGGAGAGGGCGAGGAATTGGATAATTTGAAGCTCCTGGCGCGGGAGCTCAATGTCGATGCGAATTTTCCTGGGATGCTTCGATATGGACCTGATTTTTTTAAAGCATTACGTCAATATCATCTTGTGGCGGTTCCGAATCGTTTGGATGAGCAACCTCGGATTATTTTCGACACCTTTTCACAAGGAGTTCCTGTTGTCGTTTCGAACACTCCGGGGAATCTCTTCTGTGTTCGAGAAGGCGAGAATGCAATGGTATTCCCTAAAAATGACGCGGCTGGACTTGCAAAACAGATTCAGGCGATCTGTCAGGGGGAAATCGATTATGCATTGCTTTCCGCTTCTGCAAGGCAAACGGCTGGATCCAGAACTCACAAGGCCATGCACCAGGCACGAGCAAAACTTTTGTTGGAGATTGAGCCTAAAGTGAAGGCATTAATCTAGTCTAGACGGGTCCGTTACCTATTTTCTAAGGTAACGGACTCGAAGTCTCCGGAAAGCCCGCAGGGCGATGTAGTAGGGAAGCAGTTTCAGGGAAGATGCCCATTGGTTGGAAATTTCTCGATTGAACCGCAAAAAAGCGTGGCGGATCGATTTGATTGAAGATGCGATGAGTTCGGCTTTCACCGTAGATGTAAACCACTGAAAATATTCGTCATCTGATAATGGCTGGGGTTGATTGGAGTATTCGCTGTATTTGAGCCATTTCAAGTACTCAATTCGAGAATTCGTTTTCCGGAAGACTATTTCTGCGCTTGTATTCGGCGAAATGTTAACGGAACTTGATCTCCAATTGACATGTGCTCCTTGAATGAGGATCGGTGCCGATCTTCTTCCAAGTTTGACCCATGTCGCATCGTCACTTCCCCAGGCAAGATCGAAGGGTTGGAAACCTC
This DNA window, taken from Fibrobacterota bacterium, encodes the following:
- a CDS encoding acyltransferase family protein, with the translated sequence MSTRSTGGLPGAVAPEVGGRDPSLDNMRLLAAFTVVLTHVAAILGMQRNEFGSTDWWVASGFHFSSRWCVPVWVMLSGALLLGSSKVESLREFYARRASRVVLPLLVWSFVYSIWTFFIAHLKGTPLHIEEQILRCLNGNSYYHLWYLYMVAFLYLFTPFFRMIVRQASSRHLLFFIVVGFIFQEANLVYDTITGVKPNLFINGFLVFVPYYFLGYLLRRHLLRLKMSAIFIFLFSVSVAGFLGWSYFSSHGGKLSNLFYSYVSLPVIGISISVFLLCDRLKKPLFGPRTSSFAQATLGIYLIHAIALDVIGRLLFGLKLSAILLIPLATIAVFLVSGISTMILQRFKSLRWMV
- a CDS encoding serine acetyltransferase encodes the protein MIILLNFPRLWPHLVVFLSLSTKNPIHEDLERWKTSYLKGKKIGAIKAILFLLVFQPEFRNLFYLRCGHIGKLLALCLPPMDTLFLATKDVGPGLFVQHGFATILLAKKVGSNCWINQQVTVGYDAHHGCPTIGNDVTINAGAKIIGGVTIGDRVVIGANAVVVRNVPSDVTVVGVPGRIVRRNGIRVDEKL
- a CDS encoding glycosyltransferase family 4 protein codes for the protein MKDRYLLIQNAQVYRHQGKLYLDHLWKRDLERHLHYLSKVYLGSPIFDAAPPSDKYLPVDPEIQSRIIPIAIPKRWKPTNGRLAGIPIKISADIGILRHALKADLLHVSINEHPFFYGFLMPFLKWFTNTRTLIVIEATSHWRRLNPTGLKKWDMKIHEFTAKMAIKYATAAAFTSQEYRDTLAPTEGLYRVIPATWMDEESIISDEDFKVQLAEKITRLTDGFRIGFFARLIVDKGADLLLNAAKLVKESGVNVSVDIWGEGEELDNLKLLARELNVDANFPGMLRYGPDFFKALRQYHLVAVPNRLDEQPRIIFDTFSQGVPVVVSNTPGNLFCVREGENAMVFPKNDAAGLAKQIQAICQGEIDYALLSASARQTAGSRTHKAMHQARAKLLLEIEPKVKALI